The Sphingomonas sp. KR3-1 genome contains a region encoding:
- a CDS encoding glycosyltransferase yields MNTAAPTVSVIMPAYNGAAWIQATIDSVLAQDFADWELVIVDDCSTDDTRELLATLADPRITVLHADVNGGPVVARNIGFAAARGRYIAGLDQDDLCKPGRFTAQVAHLDTNPGTMLVATAAELLEEGRLTPWPGDRPLTPATIDWLLLTQNPLVWSTVMFRAEAARLLDPFERPQVRYAEDFDLYHRLGRFGQIARLDEAHLLYRCHPGGASKRFAEMMAASAARVLTERYLPVFGEGEALANAELVVRYFMARDPVPDLETLGRLSHILAALHADHVARTPLTPRERIEVDGEHARLWWLVARPALRQGAVTLRQAMAVLPESVHLPANDPDRLISPLIGRVRAIGRGLGVAL; encoded by the coding sequence ATGAACACCGCCGCGCCCACCGTCTCCGTCATCATGCCGGCGTACAATGGCGCGGCGTGGATCCAGGCGACGATCGATTCCGTACTGGCGCAGGACTTCGCCGACTGGGAGCTGGTGATCGTCGACGATTGCTCGACCGACGACACCCGCGAGTTGCTCGCTACGCTGGCCGATCCGCGCATCACCGTGCTCCACGCCGACGTGAACGGCGGCCCGGTCGTAGCCCGCAACATTGGCTTTGCGGCAGCGCGCGGGCGCTACATCGCGGGGCTCGACCAGGACGATCTGTGCAAGCCCGGCCGCTTCACCGCTCAGGTCGCCCATCTCGATACCAACCCCGGCACCATGCTAGTCGCCACCGCGGCCGAGCTGCTCGAGGAGGGCCGCCTGACGCCCTGGCCCGGCGACCGCCCGCTGACACCGGCGACGATCGACTGGCTGCTCCTCACCCAGAACCCGCTGGTCTGGTCCACAGTGATGTTCCGCGCCGAGGCTGCGCGGCTGCTCGATCCGTTCGAGCGTCCGCAGGTCCGCTATGCTGAGGACTTCGACCTCTATCACCGGCTCGGCCGCTTCGGGCAGATCGCCCGGCTCGACGAAGCACATCTGCTCTATCGCTGCCATCCGGGCGGCGCTTCGAAGCGCTTTGCCGAGATGATGGCCGCCAGCGCCGCGCGGGTGCTCACCGAGCGCTATCTGCCGGTGTTCGGCGAGGGCGAGGCGCTGGCGAACGCGGAATTGGTGGTGCGCTATTTCATGGCCCGCGATCCGGTGCCCGACCTCGAGACGCTCGGCCGGCTCTCGCACATCCTCGCCGCGCTCCATGCCGATCATGTCGCCCGCACCCCGCTCACCCCGCGCGAGCGGATCGAAGTGGACGGCGAGCATGCCCGGCTGTGGTGGCTGGTCGCCCGCCCGGCGCTGCGCCAGGGCGCAGTGACGCTGCGCCAGGCAATGGCCGTGCTGCCCGAAAGCGTGCACCTGCCGGCCAACGACCCGGACCGCCTGATCTCGCCGCTCATCGGCCGCGTGCGCGCGATCGGGCGCGGGCTGGGCGTGGCGCTGTAG